In Eubacteriales bacterium mix99, the DNA window AAGTGCAAAGGATTTCTCCACTGCTTCCTGAATGGAATCCACCCTGTAAATATTCTGAAATCCCTTTTTTCTGGCAGTCTCTGCTATCATACCCGCTGTTTCTCCCAGTAAGACCAAAGCTTTTATCTTATCATCAAAGGCATCCACAAAGTCGGAAAAGCCGCTTTTCTTATCCATGCCCCCGGCAATCAGAACTGTGGGACCGGACATGGCTTCAATGGCCTTGATGGAAGAATCCGGATTGGTCCCTTTGGAATCGTTGTAAAAGGTAACCCCCCGGATGGTGGCCACTTTTTCAATCCGGTGCTCCACCCCCGGAAATTTCTTCAGAACCCCAGCAAGGACTGCGGACTCCACCCCTGCAATGCCTGCAGCCAAAACAGCTGCCAGCGCATTTTCCAGGTTGTGGGCGCCGGGAATGGCAAGTTCCCCTGTCCTGCAGATCCGCACCGGACCTTTTCCAATGTCCATCATGATCCAGCCGTTTTCCACCCATGCCCCTCCGGGCAGGATCCTTTTCCGGCTGAAATGGAAAACATGTGCTTCGGTATCCGGTTCCAGACGGGACAGGATATCATTATCTCTGTTTAAAATCACATATCCCCCGCTGTCCTGGTTTTCAAAAATACGCGATTTTGCGGCAATATAATTTTCCATGGTTTTGTGCCGGTTTAAATGATCTTCCGTTATATTAAGCAGGACAGATATTGCCGGTTTGAACCGATCAATGGTTTCCAGCTGAAAGCTGCTGACTTCGGCTACAACCACATCGTCCGCTCTTGTTTTTTCCGCCACTTCCGTAAAGGGAACTCCGATATTGCCGACCACATAAGTGGTTTTCCCGGCTGCCTTCAGCATCTCCCCCAACAGCGTCGTTGTCGTGGTTTTCCCATTGGTACCGGTTATTGCAATAATCGGAGCCTTGTTGTATCG includes these proteins:
- the murD gene encoding UDP-N-acetylmuramoyl-L-alanine--D-glutamate ligase, encoding MDFADNVKGKAILVAGLARSGVSAAKLLDRSGARVLVSDTKTQQEIPEAAKELRQDTGCRFFFGKNPDDLVSQVDGIVISPGIPVDSSFVKKALDLGIPVISEVELAYRYNKAPIIAITGTNGKTTTTTLLGEMLKAAGKTTYVVGNIGVPFTEVAEKTRADDVVVAEVSSFQLETIDRFKPAISVLLNITEDHLNRHKTMENYIAAKSRIFENQDSGGYVILNRDNDILSRLEPDTEAHVFHFSRKRILPGGAWVENGWIMMDIGKGPVRICRTGELAIPGAHNLENALAAVLAAGIAGVESAVLAGVLKKFPGVEHRIEKVATIRGVTFYNDSKGTNPDSSIKAIEAMSGPTVLIAGGMDKKSGFSDFVDAFDDKIKALVLLGETAGMIAETARKKGFQNIYRVDSIQEAVEKSFALSSSGYNVLLSPACASWDMFRDYEERGRIFKEAVRTLGR